The DNA segment CCGCTGCCGACGGCCCTGCCGTTCTTCTACTGCGCCTCCGGCACCTGGCAAACACCCTTTGTGGGTCCGCAGTTCGATGTCGGCTGGCGGCTCGAACAGCTGGGCCGGGTCCGCAACCAGCCGGTCGGATACCCGGCCGCCGGCTTCCTGTACCCCAACCCGTTCCTGAGCTACAACGAATCGGTCGCGCTTGGCGTGGCCGAACTCATGCGGCTCATCCTCATGAACGCCGGCAAGTTCTACCTCAGCGGATACAGCCAGGGCGCCGAGGTGGTGGTGCGCACACTGCGGCTGATGCTGCCCGGCCAGCCGCTGGCGCATCGCGCGGGTGACCTCATCACCGTCATTCAGTTCGGCAGCCCCTGCCGTCCGCCTGGGCCGACCCGGGTTGGCAACAACCCGCCGGGGGCTGGAATCGCGGGCTTCTATACGCCCGAGCAGTTCCGTTCGCGCACCTACGATTTCGTGTTGGACGGTGACATGTACGCGACCACCACCGAGGACACGCTGCTGCATCTTGGCTACCAGGCGCTCACCCCCCTGGAGCTAGACCTGCCGTTCGCGCTGAAGATCCTCAGCCTGATCCAGAGCAATGAGTTCCTGGGCCTGCTAAACCTCGCCAACACGGCCGAGACGTTCGTGAAGGTGATCAGAACGGCGATCGTCGTCGGCGACTTCGTGATTCGCAACCCGCACATCCACTATCACGACTGGCCCAGCTTCACCGGGCAAACGGCCGTCGAGCGCGCGGTGCAGATCGTCGCGACGGCGGCTGCGGCCGCCTGACCGCGGCCGATCGGTTGGCCCGCAGATCATTACTCGACGGGGTTCGGCGCGTGCAGTGTGATATTTACCTCGTGCTTTTCCGGAATAGTAAGAATTTCTTATTTGGTGGCGGCGTAAAGCGACGTGTCGGGCATTGGTTGACGGCACTGAAAATGCCAGGTGAACAGCCATCTTGGCGGCTTGCTGTCAACTGCCTGATGAAATGCTGAACAATGGCTGTTCGGGCAGCACCTGAGTTCGTAAGGTGACCTAGGTAACAATGGCCGATTCGGAATTCATTGGCACCGGAATTCGGCCGCTAGACTCGTGTCAACACGGTCATCACAGCGCATGTGGCGCTGCAATCCCATTCCGGGCCGGCATGTGTCCCACGGAGCCGTCACGACGCCTGTCGCCCGCGTGCAGGTTCGACGACAACAGCAAAGGCGGTGCCCAGGTGAGCTCGGAGAAAGATGTGAACGGCCACAAGCCCGGCAGCGATGGTCACAACGGCCGGGGTATCCAGGTCTTCGAGCCCGACACCGTGGAAATTTCGGTAGCACGCGGTCCGATCAGCGGCGTTGCTATCAGCCCCGACGGCAGCCGACTGCTGGTGGCCAACTACGGCGACCACAGCGTGTCGGTCATCAGCACCGACACCTGCCGGGTCATGCACACCATCACCGGCCTCGGCGAACCGTTCGCGATCGCGATGGGCGGTGCGCACGCCGACCGCGCATACGTCAGCACCGTGTCGCCGGCGTACGACTCGATCGGCGTCATCGACATATCCACCAACACGGTTGTCGCCAGCCATCCGGTGGCCCTCAGCGTGACCGACCTGACCGTCAGCCTGGACGGAAAGTACGTCTACGCCAGTCGAATTGGCGTTCGCGGCGCCGACGTCGCGGTGCTGGACACCGCCACCGACCGGGTCGAGGTGGTCGACATCGCCCAGGCGCCGGGCATCACCCCGACGTGCGTGCGCGTCAGCTCCGACGGAAGTCGCCTCTATGTGGGCGCCAACGGCCCGTCCGGCGGCCGGGTCGTCGTGATCGCAACCTGCCCGCAGACCCGCTCGCGCTGGCGTCGCAAGGGCTCCCCATCCCGGGGCACAAAGGCGCGGACGGGCCCGCGCGTCCTCGCCGCCATCGACATCGGTGCCGCCGTCCGCGACATCGCGCTCAGCCCCGACGGCGCCATCGCCTACGTCGCCAGCTGCGGCGCCGACTTAGGTGCGGTGGTCGACGTCATCGACACTCGCACCAACAAGATCACCGACACCCGCAAGATCGGCGAGATCGGCGGCCTGGTCACCCGGTTGACCGTCAGCGGCCACACCGAGCGCGCCTACCTGGTCAGCGAGGATCGCGTCACGGTGCTGGGCACGCAGACCCCGGACGTCATCGGCACGATCCGGACCAACCAGCCGTCGTGCGTGGTCGAAAGCCCGGACGGGAGCTACCTTTACATCGCCGACCTCACCGGCACCGTCACCAGGACATCGGTGGTCTCGTCCCCGGCGTCCGATGCTCAGGCGCTGCAGCGCGCCGGGTCGGTCGGGTGGAGCATGCCCGAGCCACTGCAGTACGAGCCGGCGCTGGCCTAACGGTTCTTCAGGGGGTAACCCGTTTCTGATGGGTTGCGGCGGGGATAGCATTCGCGCGACGAGGACATCAGGCGGTGCTGCGCCGAGACCGGTAAGGCGGTACATCCATGTACGGCACGATGCAGGAATTCCCGCTGACGGTCACCGCGATCATGCGGCATGGCTGCGGCGTTCACGGGTTACGCACGGTCACCACCGCGACCGGCGACGGATATCGCCAGACCTCCTACCGCGAGCTGGGTGAACGGGCCGCCCAGCTGGCAAACGCGTTGCGCCGCCTCGGCGTTGCCGGCGATCAACGGGTCGCCACGTTCATGTGGAACAACGCCGAACACCTGGCAAGCTACCTTGCGGTTCCCTGCATGGGCGCGGTGCTGCACACCCTCAACATCCGGCTGTTCGCCGAGCAGATCGCCTACGTCGCCAACGAGGCCGAGGACCGGGTGATCCTGGTCGACCTGTCACTGGCCGGGCTGCTGGCGCCGGTGTTGCCGGACCTGGACACCGTGCACACCGTGATCGCGGTGGGCCAGGGTGATACCGCGGCGCTGCAGGAATCGGGCAAGACGGTGGTTGGCTACCGCGAGCTGATCGACGGCGAGCCCACCGAGTTCGACTGGCCGCGGATCGACGAAACCGCCGCGGCCGCGATGTGCTACACCAGCGGGACCACCGGAAACCCCAAAGGCGTTGTCTATAGCCATCGGTCGAGTTTTCTGCACACCATGGCGGCGTGTACCACCAATGGGATTGGGGTCGGGTCCAGCGACCGGGTGCTGCCGATCGTGCCGATGTTTCATGCCAATGCGTGGGGGCTGCCGTATGCGGCGCTGATGGCGGGAGCCGATTTGGTGCTGCCGGACCGGCATCTGGATGCCGCATCGCTGATCCACATGGTGGAAACCCTGCGGCCCACGCTGGCGGGCGCGGTGCCGACCATCTGGAATGACGTCTTGCATCAGCTGGAGAAGGATCCCGACCACGACATGTCGTCGCTGCGTCTGGTCGCCTGCGGCGGCTCGGCCGTTCCGGTGTCGCTGATGCGCACCTTCGAAGAGAAGCACGGCGTGCGGATCCGCCAGCTGTGGGGGATGACGGAAACGTCGCCGCTGGCAACCATGGCCTGGCCGCCGCCGGGAACCCCCGACGACCAGCACTGGGCGTTTCGCGGGACCCAGGGGCAACCGGTCTGTGGCGTGGAAGTCCGCATCGTCGACGACGACGGCCGGGTGCTGCCCAACGACGGCGTCGCGGTGGGCGAGCTGGAGGTTCGTGGGCCGTGGATCGCCGGTGCCTACTACCGCGGACGCGACCCGTCCAAGTTCGACTCCGGTTGGCTGCGCACGGGTGACGTCGGCCGCATCGATGAGCGAGGCTTCGTCACCCTGACCGACCGCGCCAAGGATGTCATCAAATCCGGCGGCGAATGGATCTCCTCGGTCGAATTGGAGAACTGCCTCATGGCGCACCCAGAAGTGCTCGAGGCCGCGGTCGTCGGGGTTCCCGACGAGCGCTGGCAGGAACGGCCGCTGGCCGTCGTGGTGGTTCGCGAGGACGCCGCCGTCAACGCCGGCGAACTGCGTAGGTTCCTGGCGGACAAGGTGGTTCGCTGGTGGTTACCCGAACGGTGGGCGTTTGCCGACGAGATTCCGCGCACCAGTGTGGGCAAGTACGACAAGAAGGCCATCCGCGCTTGGTATGCCCAGGGCCGCTACCAGGTCGTCGAGGCGCGCGATTAGGCGCGAGCAGACGCAAAAGCCCCCAAATTCGACACGAAATGGGGGCTTTTGCGTCTGCTCGCGGGTAGAAAGGGGGCCATGACGCTGAGGGTCGTGCAATGGGCAACCGGGTCGGTCGGGGTGGCCGCGATCAAGGGTGTGTTGGCGCATCCCGACCTCGAACTCGTCGGCTGCTGGGTGTATTCGGAGGCCAAGAACGGCAAGGACGTCGGCGAGCTCATCGGCACCTCCCCGTTGGGGGTGATCGCCACCAACAGCATCGACGACGTGCTCGCCCTCGATGCCGACGCGGTGATCTACGCGCCGTTGATGCCCAGCGTCGACGAGGTCGCCGCGCTGTTGCGCTCGGGCAAGAACGTCGTCACCCCGCTGGGCTGGTTCTACCCGAGCGAGAAGGAGGCCGCCCCGCTGGAGGTCGCCGCCCAAGCGGGCAACGCCACCCTGCACGGCGCCGGCATCGGGCCGGGGGCGGTGACCGAGTTGTTCCCGTTACTGCTGTCGGTGATGTCCACCGGGGTGACTTTCGTTCGCTCCGAAGAGTTTTCAGACCTGCGCAGTTACCGGGCGCCGGACGTGCTGCGGTATGTGATGGGCTTCGGGGGCACCCCGGACAGCGCGCTGACCGGGCCGATGCAAAAACTGCTCAACGGCGGGTTCAGCCAGTCGGTCAGGCTCTGCGTCGACCGGCTGGGGTTTGCCGCCGAACCCGAGATCCGAGCGTCGCAAGAGGTCGCCGTTGCCACCGCGCCGATCGACTCGCCGATCGGGGTGATCGAACCCGGGCAGGTGGCCGGGCGCCGTTTCCACTGGGAGGCACTGGTGGGCGACAAGGTGGTCGTCGAGATCTCGGTGAACTGGTTGATGGGAACCGAAAACCTTGATCCCCCTTGGTCGTTCGGGCCTGCGGGGGAGCGCTACGAGATCGAGGTGCGTGGAAACCCGGACACCTTTGTCACCATCAAGGGATGGCAGCCGCCGAGCGTGCAGGCCGGACTGGAGAGCAATCCTGGCATCGTTGCGACGGCGGCGCACTGCGTCAACGCCGTGCCCGCAACCTGCGCGGCGCCGGCGGGCATCCAAAGCTTCTTCGACCTGCCGCTGATCACCGGGCGGGCGGCGCCCGGGCTGGGCCGTTGACGGCGGGGTGATCGGCGCGGCTACAGTTCTTACGGCTCTGCCGCATCGGTCCACCCGATCCCGACCCGGCCGGGATCCCGACGCAGGATGGGTTCAATGGCCAAATCGGTCGTCGTCGCGCAATCGCGAGCAATCCCGGTGACCGTCGAGGATGCGTACGGTGGCACGCTGCCGATTTCGCTGCCGGTCATCTGTTCCCACTGGTATGGACCGATCCCCCCGATCAAGGAGGTGCGCGATCAAACAGGGGATTGGGATGCCGCGGGCCAGACCCGGGTGATCGCGATGGTCGGTGGCGGCAGCGTGCGCGAGACGCTGACCGACGTTGACCCGCCACGGTCGTTCGGCTACACGCTCTCCGACATCAAGGGACCCTTGGCCCCGCTGGTCGCCTCGGTGGAGGGCAGGTGGAGCTTCGCTCCCGCCGGCACCGGAACGACGGTGACCTGGCAGTGGACCATTCATCCGAAGTCGGCCATCGTCGCGCCGGTGCTGCCGCTGTTCGGCCGGATGTGGAAGGGCTACGCGCGCGGGGTGCTGGAGAAGCTGTCCGCGCAGCTGGTGGGCTGAACGCCGGCTGACAAGCTGGGACGTGGGACAACCAAACGCGCGCTGCCGCGTCCGGTCGGCGATCGTCGGGCGTCAGCAGGGCCGCCGCGAGGCTACCGCCGTCGCGCGGGTGCGCGGTGTCTGATCAACGCTCGATCGCGGGAGGGGCGGGCCGGTCGAGTTCGAGGGCATCCAAGGCACGCGTTGCCAGCGCCCGGCCGACGGCGATCACCTCCACCGCCCGGTGGAACTCCAGGCTTCGGCACGTCGAGCGCGGCACCTCGATGAGCAGGTCGGCCGGGTAGGCCGCCATCGTATGGCGTGCCAGCGCGGACTGGGCGATGTCGATCGTCCGGTTCATCACCTCGAAGCTGCCCATCTTGGGCAGTCCGGGGGCGCCATCGGGTTCCTGCCGGTCGGGCGGGGGCTCCTCGATCGCCCCGATCGCGGGGGCTTCCGCCCAGGAGTCCGACTCCGGGGCCGTCGCGCCCAGCCGGCTCAACAACGCCCGCGCCGTCGGCCGGTCCAGCAGCGACCGGGCGACGCTGGCGTCGAACAGCGCAGAGGTGCTGCGCACCATGCGGTTCAACCACTCGACGGTGACCCCCGGCTCGGAGTCGCGGGGCGGGCCGGCGTCACCGCCGTTGAGGCTCACCGCGATCGTCAGGTCGGCGTTGACCCCGGCGATCGGTGCCATCGGCAGCGGATCCAGGATGCCGCCGTCGGCGAGTAGGCGTCCGTCCACCTCGTGCGGGGCGATCACACCCGGTATGGCGATGGACGCCCGAATGGCCGCGTCGAGGGGCCCGCGCTGAAACCACACCGACTTGCCCGCCAACAGGTCGGTCGCCACCGCCGTGTAGGGGATGGGCAGTTGTTCGATGCTGACCGGGCCGACGATGTCGCGCACCGCGTCCAAGATCTTCTCCGCCCGCAGCACGCCGGCCGCGGTGATCGACGGATCCAGCAGGCGCAGGATGGTGCGCTGCGTCAGCGACTTCGCCCAGTCGGCCAGCTCGTCGAGGCGGCCGGCCGCTTGCACACCACCGACCACGGCACCCATCGACGAGCCGGCGATCCCGACGATCTCGTAGCCACGCTCCCGCAGCGCCTGGATCACCCCGATGTGGGCGTAACCCCGGGCCCCGCCGCTGCCCAGCGCCAACGCGACGCGAGTCGCTTTCGACCCCCGCGCGCGCAACGGTACCGGTCCGGGCATGCCTTCATTCTGCGCGGCGCGAAACCCTGACAGCGAACCGGCCGACGGTTTTGATGCACCCCTGATTTCAACTGCCGAGGTCTACCGCAGAGGGGCGTCGACGTGGGTCGTCACGTCGGCTGGGGAGACGCCGGCGACACCCGGCGGCGCTGCGGCTCCGGCTCACGTCGCCAAGCTGTGCAACACTGGCCGCCGTGATGGAGCGCTTCGGATTTTGGGAGTGTTGTCGGCCCTAACCCGCCGCCGCTTGCCCCGTTCGTTCCCCTCATTGGAGTTCTTCCATGGCCATGCCGATTTCCTCGGGACCCACCCGACTTCGGGTGCCCGATCTGCTGCACGCCACCGACCAAGCCGCCGACGACGTGCTCAGCGGACGGTGCGACCACCTGCTGCCCCCCGGCGGTGTCCCGGCAACCGAGCGCTGGTTCACCCGCATCCACGGTGACGACGAGCTGGACATCTGGCTGATCAGCTGGGTCCCCGGCCGGCCGACCGAGCTGCACGACCACGGCGGCTCGCTGGGAGCGCTGACGGTGCTCTCCGGGTCGCTCAACGAATACCGCTGGGACGGCCGGCGGTTGCGGCGCCGTCGGCTCGACGCCGGCGATCAGGCCGGGTTCCCGCTGGGCTGGGTGCACGATGTGGTCTGGGCGCCAAGGCCCGCCCCGGCTGCGGAACCGGTCGCAAGTGCCCCGCCGCCGACCCTGAGCGTGCACGCGTACTCGCCGCCGCTGACCGCCATGTCCTACTACGAGATCACCGAGCACAACACCCTGCGGCGGCGGCGCACCGAGTTGACCGACCAACCCGAACGGCCGGAATGAGCCGAATCGAGCAGGTCCTGGACGCCGCCCGCGCCCGATATGCCCGCCTGCCGGCCGACCTTGTGGCCGAGGCGGTGCGGCGGGGCGCGGTGCTGGTCGACATCCGGCCGCAGGCCCAGCGCGCCGCAGAGGGCGAGGTGCCCGGCGCCCTGGTGATCGAACGCAACGTGCTGGAATGGCGCTGCGACCCGACCAGCGACGCCAAGCTGCCGCAGGCCGTCGGCGACGACGTCGAGTGGGTGATCCTGTGTTCGCAGGGCTACACCTCGAGCCTGGCGGTGGCGGCGCTGCTGGACTTGGGTCTGCACCGGGCCACCGACGTCGTCGGCGGCTATCACGCGCTGGCCGCCGCCGGCGCGCTGGCCGAGTTGAGCCAACTGCTAGCCGGCTGAGCCGCTGCTCCCCGGCGATCCCAGCGGCTTGGCGTTGGCGTGCAACAGCGGCCGCAGCCGCTCGGTCTTCTCCGGTGTCCAGCCCGGCGGCGACAAGACCGCGGCCCAGCCGTCGGCCACGTTGGCGACGTAGCGGTGACCGTGCCCGTCCGGCACATCGACGGCCACCGCCATGTCGGCGGAGACCTGCAGGAACGTCACGACCGGGATCCAGCGCGTTTGCGGCAGCACGTCATAGCCCCGCTTTTCACGCAGCCAGTCCGGTTCCTTGAACAGCAGATCCGGTGTCCACCAGGCGATCGGGTCGGAGGCGTGCTGCAAATACACCACCCGCGGCCTGCCCCAGTGCGCGTCGGGGCGCTGCAAATCCTCGGGGCGGGCGGCGAACCGGACGTTGTGACCGTCGTCGTAGATCGGCAGCCACTCCGGCGAACCGGGATCGCGGGCGGAGGTCAGGTCCTTCCACACGGTGTTGTTGAACGTCGGTCCGCTGAACAACGCGCCGTCGGTGCGGGCAAGGATGTTGTTGAGGTTCATGAACGGCGCCTCGCCGCCGAACGAACCCAGACTCTCGCCGAACACCACGAGCTTGGGGCGCTTGAATTCCGGCATCTGCCGGATCAGCTTGTCGACCGCCTCGAACAGCGCCTGGCCGGCATGGCGGGCGTTCTCCTTGTCCACCAAGAACGACAGCCAGCTGGGCAGAAACGAATACTGCATGCTCACGATCGCGGTGTTGCCGTTGTACATGTACTCCAGCGCCGAGGCTTCGGCCTCGTTGATCCAGCCGGTGCCGGTGGTGGTGGCCACCGCGACGACGGCGCGCTGTAGGCCGCCCGCGCGCTGCAGCTCGCGGGCCGCCAGGTCGGCGGTCGCGGTGATGCCGTTGGCCGAGTTCAACCCGGCGTAGGCGCGGATCGGCTCGATGGCCGGGGCTTCGTTGAACGCGGTGAGCTGGGCGCGGCTGGGCCCGCCCTCGACAAAGATCCGGCCCTGATGACCCAACGACTCCCACGAGACCAGTGATTGCGGGCCACCGGAGCGCAGCGGCGTTTTCGGCGGCGCGGTGTCGGGATCCATCTCGTTGTTGACCGCGGCGAAGGTGCCGTTCATCGAACGCATGGCGAACTTGAGCACCACACCGTTGAGCACCGTGATCGACAGTGTCACCAGCAGGATCAGCACGATGGTCGCCGAGACCCGAAACGGCGCGATCCGATCGACCTGCGCCACCAGGAACCTGAACAACCAGCGGATGAACTGACCGATTTCGACCAACGTGAACAGCACCACGAGCGACACCGCCGCGGCCCACGGGTAGTCGTACCATTCCAGGTGCTCGACGCCCATCAGGTTGCGCACGTCGTCTTGCCAGACGTGGAACCAGACCCCCATGCCGACCATGCCGACCGCGCCTACGGCGATCAGCGGCAGCCACGCCCAGCGTGGCGGCGGGGGGCTGGAATCCCGCGTCCGCATATATCGGACCAGCCACACGGCGAAGACGCCCAGGCCGTAGCCGATGGCCCCGGAAATGCCGCTGATGATTCCCTGGTACAGCGGGCCGCGCGGCAGCAGCGAGGGCGTCATCGACAGCCACAGGAAAGCCAGGCCGACCGCGGTGCCGGTGAAGGTATAGTGGCGAACCCACCACTGGCCGCGGACCGGACGGGGTCTAGTGGTTTCGGCTTCGACGTCAGCGGATTCGGTGGCGGCCGCCGGTTCGTCGGTGGCTTTCGCGGTGCCGAGTTCGCTCATCGGTGGGTGAACTTGGGAGGGCGTTTCTCGATGAACGCCGCCATTCCCTCGGACTGGTCGTCGGTGGCGAACGTCGAATGGAACAGCCGGCGCTCGTAGAGCAGTCCTTCAGACAGGGGGGATTCGAAGGCCCGGTTGACCGC comes from the Mycobacterium shinjukuense genome and includes:
- a CDS encoding NAD(P)H-dependent amine dehydrogenase family protein; translated protein: MTLRVVQWATGSVGVAAIKGVLAHPDLELVGCWVYSEAKNGKDVGELIGTSPLGVIATNSIDDVLALDADAVIYAPLMPSVDEVAALLRSGKNVVTPLGWFYPSEKEAAPLEVAAQAGNATLHGAGIGPGAVTELFPLLLSVMSTGVTFVRSEEFSDLRSYRAPDVLRYVMGFGGTPDSALTGPMQKLLNGGFSQSVRLCVDRLGFAAEPEIRASQEVAVATAPIDSPIGVIEPGQVAGRRFHWEALVGDKVVVEISVNWLMGTENLDPPWSFGPAGERYEIEVRGNPDTFVTIKGWQPPSVQAGLESNPGIVATAAHCVNAVPATCAAPAGIQSFFDLPLITGRAAPGLGR
- a CDS encoding cupin domain-containing protein, coding for MAMPISSGPTRLRVPDLLHATDQAADDVLSGRCDHLLPPGGVPATERWFTRIHGDDELDIWLISWVPGRPTELHDHGGSLGALTVLSGSLNEYRWDGRRLRRRRLDAGDQAGFPLGWVHDVVWAPRPAPAAEPVASAPPPTLSVHAYSPPLTAMSYYEITEHNTLRRRRTELTDQPERPE
- a CDS encoding long-chain fatty acid--CoA ligase, translated to MYGTMQEFPLTVTAIMRHGCGVHGLRTVTTATGDGYRQTSYRELGERAAQLANALRRLGVAGDQRVATFMWNNAEHLASYLAVPCMGAVLHTLNIRLFAEQIAYVANEAEDRVILVDLSLAGLLAPVLPDLDTVHTVIAVGQGDTAALQESGKTVVGYRELIDGEPTEFDWPRIDETAAAAMCYTSGTTGNPKGVVYSHRSSFLHTMAACTTNGIGVGSSDRVLPIVPMFHANAWGLPYAALMAGADLVLPDRHLDAASLIHMVETLRPTLAGAVPTIWNDVLHQLEKDPDHDMSSLRLVACGGSAVPVSLMRTFEEKHGVRIRQLWGMTETSPLATMAWPPPGTPDDQHWAFRGTQGQPVCGVEVRIVDDDGRVLPNDGVAVGELEVRGPWIAGAYYRGRDPSKFDSGWLRTGDVGRIDERGFVTLTDRAKDVIKSGGEWISSVELENCLMAHPEVLEAAVVGVPDERWQERPLAVVVVREDAAVNAGELRRFLADKVVRWWLPERWAFADEIPRTSVGKYDKKAIRAWYAQGRYQVVEARD
- a CDS encoding alpha/beta hydrolase, giving the protein MSELGTAKATDEPAAATESADVEAETTRPRPVRGQWWVRHYTFTGTAVGLAFLWLSMTPSLLPRGPLYQGIISGISGAIGYGLGVFAVWLVRYMRTRDSSPPPPRWAWLPLIAVGAVGMVGMGVWFHVWQDDVRNLMGVEHLEWYDYPWAAAVSLVVLFTLVEIGQFIRWLFRFLVAQVDRIAPFRVSATIVLILLVTLSITVLNGVVLKFAMRSMNGTFAAVNNEMDPDTAPPKTPLRSGGPQSLVSWESLGHQGRIFVEGGPSRAQLTAFNEAPAIEPIRAYAGLNSANGITATADLAARELQRAGGLQRAVVAVATTTGTGWINEAEASALEYMYNGNTAIVSMQYSFLPSWLSFLVDKENARHAGQALFEAVDKLIRQMPEFKRPKLVVFGESLGSFGGEAPFMNLNNILARTDGALFSGPTFNNTVWKDLTSARDPGSPEWLPIYDDGHNVRFAARPEDLQRPDAHWGRPRVVYLQHASDPIAWWTPDLLFKEPDWLREKRGYDVLPQTRWIPVVTFLQVSADMAVAVDVPDGHGHRYVANVADGWAAVLSPPGWTPEKTERLRPLLHANAKPLGSPGSSGSAG
- a CDS encoding peptidoglycan-binding protein, giving the protein MAVVLRPGDTNDLVRLLQARLNRDYPLYSNLVVDGSYGPRTTAVVREFQRRAGLVVDGIAGPQTLGRLGLNFEQPAPLPTALPFFYCASGTWQTPFVGPQFDVGWRLEQLGRVRNQPVGYPAAGFLYPNPFLSYNESVALGVAELMRLILMNAGKFYLSGYSQGAEVVVRTLRLMLPGQPLAHRAGDLITVIQFGSPCRPPGPTRVGNNPPGAGIAGFYTPEQFRSRTYDFVLDGDMYATTTEDTLLHLGYQALTPLELDLPFALKILSLIQSNEFLGLLNLANTAETFVKVIRTAIVVGDFVIRNPHIHYHDWPSFTGQTAVERAVQIVATAAAAA
- a CDS encoding YncE family protein, with amino-acid sequence MCPTEPSRRLSPACRFDDNSKGGAQVSSEKDVNGHKPGSDGHNGRGIQVFEPDTVEISVARGPISGVAISPDGSRLLVANYGDHSVSVISTDTCRVMHTITGLGEPFAIAMGGAHADRAYVSTVSPAYDSIGVIDISTNTVVASHPVALSVTDLTVSLDGKYVYASRIGVRGADVAVLDTATDRVEVVDIAQAPGITPTCVRVSSDGSRLYVGANGPSGGRVVVIATCPQTRSRWRRKGSPSRGTKARTGPRVLAAIDIGAAVRDIALSPDGAIAYVASCGADLGAVVDVIDTRTNKITDTRKIGEIGGLVTRLTVSGHTERAYLVSEDRVTVLGTQTPDVIGTIRTNQPSCVVESPDGSYLYIADLTGTVTRTSVVSSPASDAQALQRAGSVGWSMPEPLQYEPALA
- a CDS encoding SRPBCC family protein, encoding MAKSVVVAQSRAIPVTVEDAYGGTLPISLPVICSHWYGPIPPIKEVRDQTGDWDAAGQTRVIAMVGGGSVRETLTDVDPPRSFGYTLSDIKGPLAPLVASVEGRWSFAPAGTGTTVTWQWTIHPKSAIVAPVLPLFGRMWKGYARGVLEKLSAQLVG
- a CDS encoding patatin family protein — protein: MPGPVPLRARGSKATRVALALGSGGARGYAHIGVIQALRERGYEIVGIAGSSMGAVVGGVQAAGRLDELADWAKSLTQRTILRLLDPSITAAGVLRAEKILDAVRDIVGPVSIEQLPIPYTAVATDLLAGKSVWFQRGPLDAAIRASIAIPGVIAPHEVDGRLLADGGILDPLPMAPIAGVNADLTIAVSLNGGDAGPPRDSEPGVTVEWLNRMVRSTSALFDASVARSLLDRPTARALLSRLGATAPESDSWAEAPAIGAIEEPPPDRQEPDGAPGLPKMGSFEVMNRTIDIAQSALARHTMAAYPADLLIEVPRSTCRSLEFHRAVEVIAVGRALATRALDALELDRPAPPAIER
- a CDS encoding rhodanese-like domain-containing protein, whose product is MSRIEQVLDAARARYARLPADLVAEAVRRGAVLVDIRPQAQRAAEGEVPGALVIERNVLEWRCDPTSDAKLPQAVGDDVEWVILCSQGYTSSLAVAALLDLGLHRATDVVGGYHALAAAGALAELSQLLAG